The window ACTGCCCAATGGCACCCGCGATTGGCAACCGACGACGCTGCGCTTTACCACTAAACCCGCGACCGAAGCCGTCACGGTGCGTGTGCAACGTTTGCCCTGTGCGGAACCGCCGTGCCCGCTGACAGGGCGTCTGTGGCTGGATGATTTCAAATTGGCCGAGTGCGCAAAATGAAAGCGCCCGCCTTGTAGTAGCGAATTTATGCGCGGGGTTACTTGGCGAATATGCGAATAAATTCGCTACTACAAGGGAGAACCCGACTGTCACACAATTTGCTTCTTCAATGGTTTTGCGTTGAAACCAAAATGACAACCAATTTTCCAGGAGGGGAGCGATGAACCGACGCTTGATTAACCTGGTCAGCGTTTTGTTACTGCTGGCGTTTCCGCTGGCGGCTGGGGCGCAAACCCGCTCTGCCAGTAATGCGGAACGCGAGGCCGTGATGCGCGAACTGGACTACCGCCTGACCCGCGAACGCGGTGCTGATATAGAAATCCGTATTGAGCTCGCCGAAGCCTATCCGCTCGGCAACAACGAAACGGGTGTGCGGGGCCGCGCTATGATTCGTGCACGCAACCGTGATTGGGAATCGCTCTGGTTCGATTCCGCGCTCGAACGCCGTGGGGGCCGCGTGACGCGGTTGGACTGGGGTTACGGCAACCGGCGCGGCGATGCTCGGCCCGGTGATCCCCGCACAAACGATCCGCGCCCTGACGACCGTTATCAGGGGAGCAGCAGCATTGGCGTGTTGCGCAATGGCCGCTACGAAATTCAACTAGTGGCGACCAATCGTCTGCTCGACATCGGCAACGGCAACCAGGTCGTGCAACGCGAGGCCAGCCGCGCGCGCAGTCAGCAATGGGATTTGGAAATCGCTGGCGGCAACTATTACTCCATACGCTCGGCGGAAACTGGCGAAGTGATGACCTTTGAAGGCCGTGGCGAAAGCGGCGACAACGTCATCTTGACGCGCGAACGGCGCAATGATGAGGCGCAACTTTGGGAAATCCGCCCCGGCCCGGACAACGGCTATTACTTCATCGCGCGCAACGGCAAATCCATGGATTCGCCCAGCAGCGCTCGCAACGACGGCGGGCGGATGCAGCTATACAACCGCAACGGCGAAGCCAATCAGCGCTTCCGCTTGCGCCTGGTTGACGACCGCACGCGCCTGGATGATCGCAATCGGGGTCGGGATCGTTACGACGACCGGGGACGCGAGAACAGCGGCGCCTCAAGTTTGCGCTGGAGCGGGCGCGTGGATGGCGAGATCGAAATCGAGGTGCGCGGCAATGTGGTGCGCGAACGGCATATTTCAGGCCAGGCGCCCTATGACGTGCGCACCAGTTCGGGTTGGTCGCTGCCGCGCCGTGACGTAACGGTGCGTGTCAATCGCCTGCGCGGACGCGGGCGCGTCGAAGTGGTTGAACAACCCACCTCGCGCAATGGCTATGTGGCGGTCATCCGCATCAGCGATGCCGACCGGGGCGCGGATGATTACGAACTCGAAATCAGTTGGAACTGACAACACCAGCGACCTAGCGCCGTGGAAGTCGCCGGTCGCGGCGTGAATTGACGCGCAGCGTCTTTGGAGTGCGCGCGGCACAGGCCGCCGCTTTGGTAATCCCTTGGTTAGCAAATGATCAAAGGCTTACCAAAGCGGCGGCCTGTGCCGCGCGCACTCCAAAGGCTTCGCCCAGCCAAGTTCAGCGGCTGTCTGGGGCGGTTCCAATTTCAATCGCCATACCCGCCTGTTTCAACCGTTCGGCCAAAATGTCGCCCAAGCCAGTCGCCGGCGTCAACAAACCGCCATGTGGCGCGCCGCCAGGCAAAGCGGCGGGATTACCTGTTAAACATAAGGCCGATTCGCACAGAAATTTCACTGTGGCGCGATTGCCAGGATCGCCTTGGCCTTTGATGACGCCGCGCACCTGACGACCATCTACCGCCACACCCAGTAATTCACAGCGGAACCAGCCTTCATTCATCGTCTTTTCCGCAGGCCCCTGCCCCGGCGCGGGCAACACGGATTTCAAGAGGGGCCGCAGCGGCGATTGCAGCGCCAATTCAAACAGCGTCGCGCCCGCCGCTAATCCGCCAGCCGGCAGCCAGCCCAGCGGGCCGTTGAATTTGGTGTATTCCTGATAACTGAACTCCGCGCCATACCCCGCCTGCCATTCACTGAACAGCGCCTGACTGCGGCGCACGACGCGCGTGTTGATCGGCCCCATCACAAACGGCGCGACCCACGCGCCCGCGTCGGCGTCGTAATGCGGCGTGACTGGGTCCTGGTTTTGCCGTAAAGCGGCGCGTGTCGCCTCCGGCACAGGGTTCAGCAAAAACGGATGGCGCGCGTGGACGGCCTGCCCGCTTTCATACAGGTTGAAGGCCGTCGCCAGCGTGCCGCCATTCACGCCGCCCGCCATTTGAAAGTAGGCTTTGACGCTCCGGCAATCCACACCGAATTGCTGTTGGATGTGACGCGCCATCAGGAACGCGCCCAAATCGGAAGGCACCGAGTCAAAGCCGCAAAACGGAATGATGCGCGTGCCCGTCGCGGCGGCTTCGGTGTGGTAACGATCAATCAACTCTCTGACCCAAACGGTCTCGCCCGTGATGTCTACGTAATGTGTCTGGTGGCGCACGCAGGCATCCACGAGCTTCGTACCGTACAAGGCAAACGGCCCGGCGGTCGTGAGCACGACACGCGTGCGCGCGGCGATGGCATCCAACGCGGTTTGATCCTGACTGTCAGCGACGAGGATGTCAGCCGAAGCGCCGATTTCAGCTTGCACGGCAGCCAGCTTTTCATGATTGCGCCCGGCCATGGCCCAGCGCACGTTTGGCGCATGCTGAGCGAAATAGGCGACCGTCTGTTTGCCGGTAAAACCGCTCGCGCCATACAACACGACATCGTAATCACGGGTTTGCATAGGGGCCTACTTTGTACGGTACCGCGCGCGTCAGCAAGCGGCTGCCTACGCTGCGCACCGCTTGCTGACGCGCGCGGTACCGTACCGATACGCTATTCCTGCCAAGTCAGAATCTTGCCGCCCTGCCCCAACATCAGACTGCCCGGCATCACGCGCAAGCGCCAGGGTTCCAGCCGCAACGCGACAAAGGCGTCGCACGTCGGGCTTGTCCAGGCGGGAATGATTGCGGGGTTGTAGCCGAGCGGCGCCGGCGTGCTGTCAAAGAGATTCCACAGCATCGTGCGCGTCTCTTCGTCAAAGGCCCAACTGGCGCGGCATTCGGCGACGCAAGTGTCGTGGTTCGCGGCCCAGTAATTCAGCGACAGATACGGGCTGGCTTGCAGGTGCGCGCGTTTGGTCGGCGTCGGCGAAGTGCCAATCCAACCGACCAACTTCGCGCCGTCCCATTGCCAGATCGGATGCAGGACGCGCGAACGCGGACGGCCCTGGGCATCCACCGAGGCGGCACTGGCCCAGACGATGCGATGCGCCATTTCGACAAAGGCGGGAGCGACTTCCTTTAACTTTTGCATGGCAACTCATCCATCACAACGCTCTAAAAACCAAGCGCGGCCACGGCGTGGGGAAAAGCCGTCGAGCCGCGCTGGCGGATTGCGCCGAAAGGCTTATTTGATCTTGTAACCAGCCTCGCGCGAGCCTTCGCGATGCGCGGTGTGGCAGCCCATGCAGGTGCCCTGGATTTTTTGCTGCTCGGCGGGAATCTTGTCCCATTCGCCAGCCGCGGCGAGTTTGCCGATGGCGGCGGCGGCATTTTTCCCGGTGACGGAAAAATCCACCGCGTCCTGCGCCTTGTGCTCTTTCCAGAAATCTTCGGAAGTTTTGAAGATGGCTTCCAGCTTGGCGGCATCGGACTTGGCGCCGTCAGCGTTTTTCTCGGTGACGTTTTTGCGCAGGCTGCCGTTGGTCGGCATGATCGTTTTCATGGCCGCTTCAAACGCGGCTTGGTCAAAGGCCCGGGGCGTCGCCGCGAGGACGCTTAAGGCCGTGAGGGTCAGTACAACAGAGAGTTTCAAAAGCTTCATGTGTTCTCCTAACTGGGTTGTTTTGCTAATTCAGTTTGTGTGAAGCGGGCCTTGCCAGGTGAACCGCCAAGTTGATAGTCAGGGAGGAAAATCGTTACCGCCGCCGCCCGCTGCCGCCAAAAATTCCACCCAGCAAGCCGCGCGAAATTTCGCGCGCCACCTGCGTCCCAATCGAACGCGCCGCGCTTTTGGCGAACGCGCCCAACAATCCGCCCGCCACGCCCATCACGCCGGCCATCGCGCCCGACATTGCGTCTGGTTGCGCGGGCGCGGCCTCCGGTTCCGCCTGCATCTGAGCCGCGCGGTTCTTCAACATTTCGTAGGCCGAATCGCGATCCACAGCGTTTTCATAATGGCCATAAAACGACGAGCCGCGAATCACGGCTTGCCGCTGTTCGGGCGTGATCGCACCCAGCTTGCTTTCGGGCGGCGCGATGAACGCGCGGCGCACGATGGTCGGCGTGCCCTTTTCGTCAAGCACTGAGATCAGCGCTTCGCCCACACCAAGTTCCGTAATCGCGGCTTCGGTGTCGAGCGCGGGGTTGACGCGAAAC of the Acidobacteriota bacterium genome contains:
- a CDS encoding saccharopine dehydrogenase NADP-binding domain-containing protein; translation: MQTRDYDVVLYGASGFTGKQTVAYFAQHAPNVRWAMAGRNHEKLAAVQAEIGASADILVADSQDQTALDAIAARTRVVLTTAGPFALYGTKLVDACVRHQTHYVDITGETVWVRELIDRYHTEAAATGTRIIPFCGFDSVPSDLGAFLMARHIQQQFGVDCRSVKAYFQMAGGVNGGTLATAFNLYESGQAVHARHPFLLNPVPEATRAALRQNQDPVTPHYDADAGAWVAPFVMGPINTRVVRRSQALFSEWQAGYGAEFSYQEYTKFNGPLGWLPAGGLAAGATLFELALQSPLRPLLKSVLPAPGQGPAEKTMNEGWFRCELLGVAVDGRQVRGVIKGQGDPGNRATVKFLCESALCLTGNPAALPGGAPHGGLLTPATGLGDILAERLKQAGMAIEIGTAPDSR
- a CDS encoding pyridoxamine 5'-phosphate oxidase family protein codes for the protein MQKLKEVAPAFVEMAHRIVWASAASVDAQGRPRSRVLHPIWQWDGAKLVGWIGTSPTPTKRAHLQASPYLSLNYWAANHDTCVAECRASWAFDEETRTMLWNLFDSTPAPLGYNPAIIPAWTSPTCDAFVALRLEPWRLRVMPGSLMLGQGGKILTWQE
- a CDS encoding RICIN domain-containing protein, which produces MNRRLINLVSVLLLLAFPLAAGAQTRSASNAEREAVMRELDYRLTRERGADIEIRIELAEAYPLGNNETGVRGRAMIRARNRDWESLWFDSALERRGGRVTRLDWGYGNRRGDARPGDPRTNDPRPDDRYQGSSSIGVLRNGRYEIQLVATNRLLDIGNGNQVVQREASRARSQQWDLEIAGGNYYSIRSAETGEVMTFEGRGESGDNVILTRERRNDEAQLWEIRPGPDNGYYFIARNGKSMDSPSSARNDGGRMQLYNRNGEANQRFRLRLVDDRTRLDDRNRGRDRYDDRGRENSGASSLRWSGRVDGEIEIEVRGNVVRERHISGQAPYDVRTSSGWSLPRRDVTVRVNRLRGRGRVEVVEQPTSRNGYVAVIRISDADRGADDYELEISWN